The following are encoded in a window of Butyrivibrio sp. AE3004 genomic DNA:
- a CDS encoding SPL family radical SAM protein: MHFVDAKGILTGSGGRYGMNIYRGCSHGCIYCDSRSKCYQFTHSFEDIEVKKNAPELLEKTLKSKRKKCMIGTGSMSDPYMHCEKELQLTRKCLEIIYQNGFGVAVQTKSDLILRDIDLLDEINRSAKCVVQMTLTTYDDDLCRILEPNVCNTKRRIEVLEKMQERGIPTIVWITPILPFINDTKENVTAIMNECVRLGVKGIINFGMGLTLREGDREYYYAALDKFFPGMKERYIKRYGNDYELPSPNAKELTGLFRHICKENGIMSNPDECFGYMQKLPDKYTQMSIFDL; this comes from the coding sequence ATGCATTTTGTTGATGCTAAAGGAATTCTGACCGGTAGTGGTGGACGCTACGGCATGAATATATATCGTGGATGTTCCCATGGGTGCATCTATTGTGACAGCCGGAGTAAATGCTATCAGTTTACGCATTCTTTTGAAGACATAGAGGTAAAGAAAAATGCACCGGAGCTTTTGGAAAAGACGCTGAAGTCAAAAAGAAAAAAGTGTATGATCGGCACCGGTTCGATGTCGGATCCTTATATGCATTGCGAAAAAGAACTGCAGCTTACAAGAAAATGTCTGGAAATAATATATCAGAACGGATTCGGTGTTGCGGTTCAGACAAAATCTGACCTTATTTTACGAGATATTGATTTACTTGATGAAATTAATCGTTCCGCAAAATGCGTTGTTCAGATGACGCTTACAACTTATGATGATGATCTGTGCCGGATATTGGAGCCGAATGTCTGCAATACAAAACGGCGGATTGAGGTTTTGGAAAAGATGCAGGAGAGGGGGATTCCGACAATTGTTTGGATCACCCCTATTCTGCCGTTTATCAATGATACCAAGGAAAATGTTACAGCTATTATGAATGAATGCGTTCGTCTTGGTGTAAAGGGCATTATCAATTTTGGTATGGGACTTACACTCAGGGAAGGTGACCGGGAATATTATTATGCGGCACTTGATAAGTTTTTCCCCGGGATGAAAGAACGGTACATTAAACGATATGGTAACGACTATGAGCTGCCAAGTCCGAATGCTAAAGAACTGACAGGACTATTTCGTCATATTTGTAAAGAGAACGGAATCATGTCAAATCCGGATGAGTGCTTTGGATATATGCAAAAGCTTCCGGATAAATATACACAGATGAGCATATTTGACCTGTAG
- a CDS encoding GTPase codes for MSDNKSTIERRLVKIEEFYCQLDKFMDELPDVIPSEIKKLIRDKILGDKELKELIEGIENHRPPRFLLIGRTGVGKSSLINALSSSYVAPVSDVESCTSETKTYPCYDGERKIMDIMDSRGISESISTDERITAEDQLLSDISDFNPDVVLFLLAATHRDNIDKDAEFLKKVKQKYLDINKVDVPVLVVINKADEVQPSRIKEPSEYNLAKKENLQNIVAYYKKICQENGLIINGIIDVSSYMEWMDEEGMSVQPSDISEMLQSEINNLQIDFDGRYHIEELRDKLEEAIQDFDAKMGFRMALQLNELVRKMAISIVNSFAAIAGAVAFANIPIADMYVLLVVQAIMVTLIAGLSGRDISLDTGKEFLASLFLTGGAGAIFRAIAHGAVKFVPVAGGVINSGIAITGTKAIGAASVKYYVDGVSIEEAREIFKKENSVKKQEIEDATL; via the coding sequence ATGAGTGATAATAAGAGCACAATAGAAAGACGACTTGTAAAAATTGAAGAATTCTACTGTCAGTTGGATAAATTCATGGATGAACTGCCGGATGTTATTCCAAGTGAAATAAAAAAACTCATCAGAGACAAAATCTTAGGAGACAAAGAGCTCAAAGAACTTATAGAAGGGATAGAAAATCATCGACCACCAAGGTTCCTTTTGATAGGAAGGACAGGTGTAGGCAAGAGTAGTCTGATTAATGCTCTTAGCTCCAGTTATGTTGCTCCAGTCAGTGACGTAGAAAGCTGTACTTCAGAAACAAAAACTTATCCATGCTATGATGGTGAACGGAAAATAATGGATATTATGGATTCGAGAGGTATATCAGAATCCATTTCAACTGATGAAAGAATAACAGCTGAGGATCAGCTTCTTTCAGATATTAGTGACTTTAATCCGGATGTTGTCCTTTTTTTGTTAGCAGCAACTCATAGGGATAATATAGATAAAGACGCTGAATTTTTAAAAAAGGTTAAGCAGAAGTACTTAGATATTAATAAAGTTGATGTTCCTGTGTTAGTTGTAATTAATAAAGCGGATGAAGTTCAGCCTAGCAGAATCAAGGAACCATCCGAATACAATCTTGCCAAAAAAGAGAATCTTCAAAATATTGTGGCTTATTATAAGAAAATCTGTCAGGAAAACGGACTTATTATAAATGGAATAATAGATGTGTCCAGTTATATGGAATGGATGGACGAAGAAGGGATGAGCGTTCAACCATCAGATATAAGTGAGATGCTACAATCTGAAATAAATAATCTGCAGATTGATTTTGACGGCAGATATCATATTGAAGAGCTCAGGGATAAGCTAGAGGAAGCAATCCAGGATTTTGATGCAAAGATGGGATTTAGAATGGCTTTGCAATTAAATGAACTTGTAAGAAAAATGGCTATAAGTATTGTAAATTCGTTTGCAGCCATAGCAGGTGCGGTTGCATTTGCCAATATTCCTATAGCTGATATGTATGTCTTATTAGTGGTTCAGGCTATTATGGTAACGCTGATAGCAGGTCTTAGTGGAAGGGATATTTCTTTAGATACCGGTAAAGAATTTCTGGCATCGCTTTTCTTAACCGGAGGTGCCGGAGCTATATTCAGGGCTATAGCACATGGGGCAGTAAAGTTTGTCCCGGTTGCGGGAGGCGTAATTAATTCAGGAATAGCGATAACCGGTACGAAGGCAATCGGAGCTGCTTCTGTAAAGTATTATGTAGATGGTGTAAGTATCGAAGAAGCGCGTGAGATTTTCAAAAAAGAAAATTCAGTGAAAAAGCAGGAAATAGAGGATGCCACGCTATGA
- a CDS encoding Ig-like domain-containing protein yields the protein MKKKIAFFLSLILVIVLTVTSVPIDASTVYAAKKSSSRISLNHSTYTLKKGKKLKLKATTNPKKKKVVYSSKNSKVATVNDKGVVVAKKKGKTTITAKIAGTKQTAKCTIIVGTPVSSVSTSTPLLTIKEGETSQITATISPSNASNKKLEYTSSNPNIASVDKNGVIRAASTGSSQITVAATDGSGKKANVNVIVVANETKVSSIAINPEEFLINKGEKATLSATVFPENATNKEITWSSSSTSIVSVSKTGEITGKRGGTATITATANDGSGISAKAKVTVKSLVKNINVKSETGSARMLVGTSAKLTAGIEPSDATDKSVAWKSLNSDVVSVSQDGTINAIKKGVAIITATAQDGSGVVGQISIIVKDYATNVTLEIPTQDLVAGISASNKATFYAHVDGFADSVKLYDSANNLVGTMVDDGKYQNSGDDMKGDAVYSFLKEYSNNEKGTFTYHAVAMVGNKAITSNNMNVTVLGTMSTEQKQQMSKTDTKLKSVADSFTDDKAKNADLVKSALETLKSEGNIKELGNYKAGDPIYPFTYTDGSLGGVALEPFSDDSNGSAPDRNLSNSGKLNSLMKEVPSSLKLRNSASTKSIKAGVFFGFANTSFRTGFYNTLKTDWTKLGVNYNQTKATVAALKQIDKYDLIIFSMHGSTYDGGPVLCTHESATNALDNTYYADMHNHRIARVLCKDSEEGTWDERYWVKPEFFTANYSSSALRNKIVFSETCEFMGKDGNVDNKMAKALTGIGAETVVGFHNTVLATYSRNLMKEFAEQMLVGKTTKEALTAAKNVYGANDGRKPAYPILTGKEDASFNISTDFINGSFEEQPQFNGWYREGDTRLLYSLDEIFPQDGSRMAIITTGVGSQSGNYDGTQGSYIKQDFIVPNNASTISFSYDCVSEEPMEYVNSKFDDKFAAYLLDSEGNVVKEIASETINSSTWLKLSDVDFEGGDSTAYHTGWKNASYNISAYRGKKVTIQFKVWDVGDSAYDTAGVIDNVVVK from the coding sequence ATGAAGAAAAAGATTGCATTTTTTCTGTCACTAATTTTGGTCATAGTACTGACCGTCACATCGGTACCTATTGACGCTTCAACAGTGTATGCAGCAAAGAAATCTTCATCCAGGATTTCACTTAACCACAGCACATACACCTTAAAAAAGGGTAAAAAGTTAAAGCTCAAAGCTACCACAAATCCAAAAAAGAAAAAAGTTGTTTACAGTAGTAAAAACTCTAAGGTAGCAACCGTAAACGACAAAGGTGTAGTTGTTGCCAAGAAAAAGGGCAAAACAACTATCACAGCAAAAATCGCAGGAACCAAGCAGACTGCAAAATGTACCATCATCGTAGGTACACCGGTCTCATCAGTTTCTACATCAACACCTTTACTTACCATTAAAGAAGGTGAAACATCACAAATAACAGCAACCATATCACCCTCAAATGCATCTAACAAGAAACTTGAGTATACAAGCAGCAACCCTAACATTGCATCTGTTGATAAGAATGGTGTCATCAGAGCAGCTTCTACCGGCAGTTCACAGATAACTGTTGCTGCAACAGACGGAAGTGGCAAAAAAGCCAACGTTAACGTAATTGTAGTTGCTAATGAAACAAAGGTTTCATCCATAGCCATCAATCCCGAAGAATTTTTAATAAACAAAGGTGAGAAGGCAACATTATCAGCTACAGTTTTTCCTGAAAACGCAACAAACAAAGAAATCACCTGGTCAAGCAGCAGTACTTCTATTGTGTCTGTTTCAAAAACAGGTGAAATTACAGGTAAGCGTGGTGGAACAGCCACAATAACCGCAACTGCGAACGATGGAAGCGGCATTTCAGCAAAAGCTAAAGTAACCGTTAAGTCTCTTGTTAAAAACATCAATGTAAAATCTGAGACAGGCTCTGCAAGAATGCTCGTAGGTACCTCAGCAAAACTTACCGCAGGTATCGAACCTTCCGATGCAACAGATAAATCCGTTGCATGGAAAAGTTTAAATTCTGACGTAGTTTCCGTTTCGCAGGACGGTACAATTAATGCCATCAAGAAAGGTGTCGCTATCATTACAGCAACCGCACAAGACGGAAGCGGCGTAGTCGGACAGATCAGCATTATTGTTAAGGATTATGCTACAAACGTCACTCTCGAAATCCCTACGCAGGATCTTGTTGCAGGTATTTCAGCCAGTAACAAAGCTACTTTTTATGCGCACGTAGACGGTTTTGCTGACAGCGTTAAATTATATGATTCAGCAAACAATCTGGTCGGCACCATGGTAGATGATGGTAAATACCAAAACAGTGGCGATGACATGAAAGGTGATGCTGTTTATTCATTCTTAAAAGAATACTCTAATAATGAAAAGGGAACATTTACCTATCATGCTGTTGCGATGGTCGGCAACAAGGCCATCACATCAAACAATATGAACGTCACTGTACTCGGCACAATGTCAACTGAACAGAAACAACAGATGTCTAAAACAGATACAAAACTGAAGTCAGTTGCAGATTCATTTACTGATGATAAAGCTAAAAATGCCGATCTTGTAAAGTCAGCTCTGGAAACTCTTAAAAGTGAAGGCAACATTAAGGAATTAGGTAACTATAAAGCCGGAGATCCAATCTATCCTTTCACATATACAGACGGATCTCTTGGCGGTGTGGCACTTGAACCGTTTTCAGACGATTCAAATGGCTCCGCACCCGACCGTAATCTTTCTAATAGCGGTAAACTCAATTCACTTATGAAAGAAGTGCCTTCTTCTCTTAAATTGCGTAATTCTGCAAGTACTAAGAGCATAAAAGCAGGTGTATTCTTTGGTTTTGCTAATACAAGCTTTAGAACAGGATTCTATAACACTCTGAAAACGGATTGGACCAAGCTTGGCGTAAATTATAATCAGACAAAAGCTACTGTCGCTGCCCTAAAGCAAATCGACAAATATGATCTGATAATATTCAGTATGCATGGCTCCACATATGATGGTGGTCCCGTTCTTTGCACACACGAAAGTGCAACCAATGCACTGGACAATACATATTATGCGGATATGCACAATCACAGAATCGCAAGAGTACTCTGCAAGGATTCAGAAGAGGGTACTTGGGATGAAAGATACTGGGTAAAACCTGAATTCTTTACTGCTAATTATTCATCTTCCGCTCTAAGGAATAAAATAGTTTTCTCAGAAACTTGCGAATTTATGGGTAAAGATGGAAATGTTGATAACAAAATGGCAAAAGCTCTTACAGGCATTGGCGCTGAAACTGTAGTTGGTTTCCATAATACTGTTTTAGCAACTTACAGCAGAAATCTCATGAAGGAATTCGCTGAACAGATGCTTGTAGGCAAAACCACCAAGGAAGCTCTCACAGCTGCCAAAAATGTATATGGTGCAAATGATGGTCGCAAGCCTGCTTATCCTATTCTTACAGGAAAAGAAGATGCTTCCTTCAATATTTCAACAGATTTTATAAACGGAAGTTTTGAAGAGCAGCCTCAGTTCAACGGCTGGTATAGAGAAGGAGACACCAGACTTCTTTACAGTCTGGATGAGATTTTCCCTCAGGATGGTTCCAGAATGGCTATCATCACAACCGGTGTGGGCTCACAATCCGGAAACTACGATGGAACTCAGGGCAGCTATATCAAGCAGGACTTCATCGTTCCAAACAACGCATCAACCATCAGCTTTAGCTATGACTGCGTATCTGAAGAGCCGATGGAATATGTAAATTCAAAGTTTGATGACAAGTTTGCGGCATATCTTCTTGATTCAGAAGGAAACGTTGTTAAAGAAATTGCTTCAGAAACAATCAACTCATCAACCTGGCTTAAGCTTAGCGATGTTGACTTCGAAGGCGGAGACTCAACTGCATACCATACAGGCTGGAAGAACGCTTCTTATAACATCAGCGCGTACAGAGGAAAGAAAGTCACTATCCAGTTCAAGGTATGGGATGTTGGTGATTCTGCTTACGATACTGCAGGCGTAATTGATAACGTGGTTGTAAAATGA
- a CDS encoding ABC transporter ATP-binding protein — MQLELQNIKKSYGEGGSRIEVLKDISLEIEKGEFVVLLGPSGSGKSTLLNIIGGIDTADSGKIIIRGKSMSEMDEKALTSYRREHLGYIFQMYNLIPNLTVRENIEVGAYLSKNPLNIDEIISVLGLSEHQNKVPSQLSGGQQQRCAIGRAIVKNPDILLCDEPTGALDYNTSKEILALIEEVNQKYGNTVVMVTHNDAIKNMADFVVKLRDGVIRKSYRNEEKQTAAELDW; from the coding sequence ATGCAGCTGGAATTGCAGAATATAAAGAAATCATATGGCGAAGGAGGAAGCCGTATAGAAGTTCTAAAAGATATAAGTCTTGAAATAGAAAAGGGTGAGTTTGTGGTTCTGCTCGGACCATCCGGTTCAGGAAAATCCACACTGCTCAATATTATAGGCGGAATTGATACGGCTGATTCAGGAAAGATAATTATCAGGGGTAAGAGCATGTCAGAGATGGATGAAAAGGCTTTGACATCATACAGAAGGGAACACCTTGGATACATTTTTCAAATGTATAATCTTATACCGAATCTGACGGTAAGGGAAAATATCGAAGTTGGGGCATATCTGTCCAAAAATCCATTAAATATAGATGAAATCATATCCGTCCTTGGACTTTCTGAGCATCAGAATAAGGTGCCAAGTCAGCTTTCGGGAGGACAGCAGCAAAGATGCGCCATTGGCAGGGCTATTGTTAAAAATCCGGATATTCTCCTTTGCGATGAGCCTACGGGGGCATTGGATTATAACACTTCAAAGGAAATCCTGGCACTTATTGAAGAGGTCAATCAAAAATATGGAAATACAGTTGTCATGGTAACCCACAATGATGCCATCAAGAATATGGCGGATTTTGTTGTAAAACTAAGGGATGGAGTGATAAGGAAAAGCTACAGGAACGAAGAAAAACAAACTGCAGCAGAGCTTGACTGGTAA
- a CDS encoding ABC transporter permease produces MKNPLNKRLLRELSCDIGKYIVIFILLVLSIGFVSGFLVAGESMIKAYNESFEKYNIEDGNFRTEEELTDAQKKWIEKKGVSVYDNFYVEREFDNGTKLRIFADRKEADKVCLMEGRLPKDSYEIAIDRMYADNNKLSVGDTICSDEKSYSIVGLVALSDYSALFYSNNDMMFDSSAFGVAIVSQKQFSEYEERSVHYNYAWIYDEKPENEEEEKKISDDLMSAMAKKVSLENFIPRYLNQSITFTGTDLGGDKAMVEVLLYIIIIIIAFVFGVTINNTIHKEATVIGTLRASGYTINELIRHYMAMPLIVTIIAAIIGNILGYTCFKEACVLMYYGSYSLPTYVTVWSVEAFLKTTVIPMIIMIVITYFILRKKLALGPLQLIKRDLSGKKQKSAVPLDKRIRFLDRFRIRILIQNKSSYLILFAGLLFANMLLFFGMMLPPILVHYQGIVTDTMLAKHIYMLQIPAGAIDEDDELSSAFSYVLLLNKICTNNRSAEKFSAYSLKTTGEGGTRVEDVVLYGVKDDSRYINAKFDEKTVLVSSAYADKYDLKEGNVITLKEPYEDKYYGFKVTGVYDYDGGIAVFMGLKHLNEVMGLDEEFFSGYFSDTEITDIDSKYIGTTVDEESLTRVSRQLMISMGNLMYMIDGFSVIMFIVLIYLLSKLIIERNVQSISMSKILGYSKKEIAGLYIVPTAIVVVASLLISYPILSYVMVWIFRVMLKRMMSGWMIIWLDPSVYVKMFLMGIITYAFVAVLEYRRIGRIPMSEALKNVE; encoded by the coding sequence ATGAAGAATCCGTTAAATAAGAGGCTCCTTAGGGAGCTTTCATGTGATATAGGAAAATACATAGTTATATTTATCCTTCTTGTTTTATCCATAGGATTTGTATCCGGCTTTTTGGTAGCCGGGGAGAGTATGATCAAGGCCTATAATGAGAGCTTTGAAAAATACAACATTGAGGATGGAAATTTCAGAACAGAAGAGGAGCTCACTGATGCACAGAAAAAATGGATTGAAAAAAAGGGTGTATCGGTCTATGACAATTTTTATGTCGAAAGAGAATTCGATAACGGCACAAAGCTCAGAATCTTTGCCGACAGAAAAGAGGCAGATAAAGTATGTTTGATGGAGGGAAGACTTCCCAAGGATTCCTATGAGATAGCTATAGACCGAATGTATGCGGATAATAACAAACTGAGTGTGGGTGATACGATTTGCTCTGACGAAAAGAGCTATAGTATTGTCGGACTTGTGGCGTTATCGGATTATAGCGCACTGTTTTACAGCAACAATGACATGATGTTTGATTCGTCTGCTTTTGGAGTGGCTATAGTATCACAAAAGCAGTTTTCGGAATATGAAGAGAGATCTGTTCATTATAATTATGCCTGGATATATGATGAAAAACCGGAGAATGAGGAAGAGGAGAAAAAAATCTCGGACGATCTCATGAGCGCAATGGCAAAAAAGGTCAGTCTGGAGAATTTTATTCCCAGATATCTTAATCAGTCCATTACGTTTACAGGCACCGATCTTGGGGGTGATAAGGCAATGGTGGAGGTTTTGCTATATATCATCATTATCATTATTGCTTTTGTATTCGGAGTGACCATTAATAATACGATTCATAAGGAAGCTACGGTAATCGGAACTTTGAGGGCTTCGGGATATACAATAAATGAGCTTATCAGGCACTATATGGCGATGCCACTCATAGTGACTATTATTGCTGCGATCATCGGGAATATCCTTGGGTATACCTGTTTTAAGGAGGCCTGCGTCTTAATGTACTATGGAAGCTATTCACTTCCTACCTATGTTACTGTCTGGAGTGTGGAAGCTTTTTTGAAGACCACGGTAATCCCTATGATCATAATGATTGTGATCACTTACTTTATTCTAAGAAAAAAGCTGGCACTTGGACCGCTACAGCTTATCAAGCGCGATCTTTCCGGAAAAAAGCAAAAGTCAGCTGTTCCTTTAGACAAAAGGATCAGATTTCTCGACCGATTCAGGATTCGCATACTGATTCAGAATAAGAGCAGTTACCTGATACTTTTTGCGGGATTATTGTTTGCTAATATGCTTTTATTCTTTGGAATGATGCTTCCGCCGATCCTTGTTCATTATCAGGGAATTGTAACGGATACAATGCTTGCAAAGCATATTTATATGCTGCAGATCCCTGCAGGTGCCATAGATGAGGATGATGAGCTTTCATCAGCTTTTTCATATGTCCTTCTACTTAACAAAATATGTACCAATAACCGGTCAGCTGAAAAGTTTTCCGCATACAGCTTAAAGACCACCGGGGAAGGCGGTACGAGAGTAGAAGATGTCGTTTTATACGGGGTAAAGGACGATAGCAGATATATCAATGCTAAATTCGATGAAAAGACTGTTCTGGTTTCGTCGGCATATGCAGATAAATATGATCTTAAGGAAGGAAATGTCATAACACTTAAAGAGCCTTATGAGGATAAATATTATGGTTTTAAGGTGACGGGGGTTTATGATTACGACGGCGGAATTGCAGTATTTATGGGACTTAAGCACCTAAATGAGGTCATGGGGCTTGATGAGGAGTTTTTCTCCGGATATTTTTCTGATACGGAAATAACTGATATTGACAGCAAATATATCGGAACTACAGTAGATGAAGAATCCCTTACAAGGGTTTCCAGGCAGCTTATGATCTCCATGGGAAATCTTATGTACATGATTGATGGTTTTTCAGTGATCATGTTTATTGTACTGATATATCTTCTGTCTAAACTGATAATTGAGAGAAATGTCCAATCAATTTCAATGTCAAAGATTTTGGGGTATTCCAAAAAAGAGATAGCGGGACTTTATATAGTTCCCACTGCGATAGTGGTAGTTGCATCGCTCCTTATTTCATATCCCATTTTGTCGTATGTGATGGTTTGGATTTTCAGGGTTATGCTAAAGCGGATGATGAGCGGGTGGATGATCATATGGCTTGATCCGTCGGTTTATGTGAAAATGTTTCTTATGGGCATAATAACTTATGCATTTGTAGCGGTGCTCGAGTACAGGAGGATAGGACGTATCCCTATGAGTGAAGCACTAAAGAACGTGGAATGA
- a CDS encoding HU family DNA-binding protein — protein sequence MNKTELVEAMAKETGLSKKDTEKALKAFTDVVSKQLKKKDKVQLVGFGTFETTKRAARTGKNPQTGEEIKIPASVAPKFKAGKALKDLVNN from the coding sequence ATGAATAAGACAGAACTTGTTGAAGCTATGGCAAAAGAAACAGGCCTTAGCAAAAAGGACACTGAAAAGGCACTTAAGGCTTTTACAGACGTTGTATCAAAACAGCTTAAGAAGAAAGATAAGGTTCAGCTTGTAGGCTTCGGTACATTTGAGACCACAAAGAGAGCAGCTAGAACAGGTAAGAACCCTCAGACCGGTGAAGAGATTAAGATTCCCGCTTCTGTAGCTCCCAAGTTCAAGGCTGGTAAAGCTCTTAAGGATCTTGTAAACAACTAA
- a CDS encoding metallophosphoesterase, with product MSKQGVEHKNKPRKKHVLSILLIIIVLVVSTAWFEQPVTEHIKVSGEGKLNSPIRIALITDLHSCYYGKNQSQLIKMIDDENADLILLAGDIFDDRLSETNTKLFIEGICDRYPCYYVTGNHELWSGKQDEIKEYLAENNVIPEDGTYSVLEVNGNTIVIAGVDDPTYMTMDEWSHQFEEAYCEEYADNYKILMSHRPEMGDVYARYDYDLVVCGHAHGGQWRIPFTGYGVASPNQGLLPKYVDGLYKLSNGTDMVVSRGLCRERMPYPRFFNHPEVVIIDVE from the coding sequence ATGAGCAAACAAGGAGTAGAACACAAAAACAAACCACGGAAGAAGCATGTTCTTAGTATACTGTTAATAATAATAGTCTTGGTCGTAAGTACAGCATGGTTTGAGCAACCTGTTACAGAGCATATTAAAGTAAGCGGTGAAGGAAAGCTTAATTCACCTATACGTATTGCACTTATTACAGATCTTCATTCCTGCTATTATGGAAAGAATCAGTCTCAGCTTATAAAAATGATAGATGATGAAAATGCGGACTTGATCCTTTTAGCAGGGGATATTTTTGATGATAGATTAAGTGAGACTAATACAAAGCTTTTTATTGAGGGAATCTGCGATAGATATCCCTGCTATTATGTAACCGGGAATCATGAATTATGGAGCGGAAAACAGGACGAAATTAAAGAATACCTGGCTGAAAATAATGTTATTCCGGAAGACGGTACTTATTCTGTTCTGGAAGTAAATGGTAATACGATTGTGATTGCCGGTGTTGATGATCCAACATATATGACAATGGACGAATGGTCACACCAATTTGAAGAAGCATATTGTGAGGAATATGCGGATAACTACAAGATTCTGATGTCCCATAGACCTGAAATGGGAGACGTATACGCACGCTATGATTATGATCTCGTTGTATGCGGTCATGCACATGGCGGACAATGGAGGATTCCTTTTACCGGATATGGGGTTGCTTCGCCAAACCAGGGACTTCTTCCTAAATATGTTGATGGCTTATATAAACTTTCAAATGGAACAGATATGGTCGTAAGCAGAGGCTTGTGCCGAGAAAGAATGCCATATCCAAGATTTTTCAATCATCCGGAGGTTGTGATTATAGACGTAGAGTAG